A region of Streptomyces sp. NBC_01788 DNA encodes the following proteins:
- a CDS encoding putative protein N(5)-glutamine methyltransferase has translation MPVIPPLSASSSSASVPPRAGVVAQLRAAGCVFAEEEAELILAGARTPREIAALVERRVAGLPLEQVLGWAGFHGLRVVVEPGVFVPRRRTEFLVDQAVARSPEAAVVVDLCCGSGAVGAALAEALGPAELHAADIDPAAVRCARRNIVPRGGAVHEGDLFDALPGSLRGRVDILAANVPYVPTGEVGLLPPEARDHEPLVALDGGPDGLDILRRVTTMAPTWLAPGGCLLVETSEHQTPQALAAFTRAGLTAQLAVSEDLSAHVVTGTRH, from the coding sequence ATGCCCGTAATCCCTCCCCTCTCCGCTTCATCCTCTTCCGCTTCTGTGCCCCCGCGCGCCGGGGTGGTCGCCCAGCTGCGCGCCGCCGGCTGCGTGTTCGCCGAGGAGGAGGCGGAACTGATCCTCGCCGGCGCCCGCACGCCACGGGAGATCGCCGCCCTGGTGGAGCGGCGCGTCGCCGGCCTCCCCCTCGAACAGGTCCTCGGCTGGGCCGGGTTCCACGGTCTGCGGGTCGTGGTGGAACCGGGCGTCTTCGTCCCGCGGCGCCGTACCGAGTTCCTGGTCGACCAGGCGGTGGCCCGGTCCCCGGAGGCGGCCGTCGTCGTGGACCTGTGCTGCGGCTCGGGCGCGGTGGGCGCGGCACTGGCCGAGGCGCTCGGCCCGGCCGAACTGCACGCCGCCGACATCGACCCGGCCGCGGTGCGCTGCGCCCGGCGCAACATCGTCCCCAGGGGCGGCGCGGTGCACGAGGGTGACCTGTTCGACGCGCTCCCCGGCAGTCTGCGGGGCCGCGTCGACATACTGGCCGCCAATGTGCCCTACGTCCCCACGGGCGAGGTCGGCCTGCTGCCGCCCGAGGCCCGCGACCACGAGCCGCTGGTCGCCCTGGACGGCGGCCCCGACGGCCTCGACATCCTGCGCCGCGTCACCACCATGGCCCCCACCTGGCTCGCGCCCGGCGGCTGCCTCCTGGTCGAGACCAGCGAACACCAGACCCCGCAGGCCCTGGCCGCCTTCACCCGGGCCGGCCTGACCGCCCAGCTCGCCGTGTCGGAAGACCTCAGCGCCCACGTGGTGACAGGAACCAGGCACTGA
- a CDS encoding MarR family winged helix-turn-helix transcriptional regulator: MTAATEPDERGVTRRAPAAETAVETIHREMTVFARRARASAGRMHPELSLVSYTLLGHLEESGGCRATDLAAHYALDKSTVSRQVSALERAGLVERRTDPGDHRVQVLHLTAAGRRILARVTESRRAAFHERLAGWAEDDLERFAGYLTRYNAWPGRDEDGT; the protein is encoded by the coding sequence GTGACCGCAGCGACAGAACCGGACGAGCGCGGCGTCACGCGGCGGGCGCCGGCCGCGGAGACGGCCGTGGAGACCATCCACCGCGAGATGACGGTCTTCGCCCGCCGGGCCCGGGCCTCGGCGGGACGCATGCACCCCGAGCTGTCGCTGGTGTCGTACACGCTGCTCGGGCATCTGGAGGAGAGCGGCGGCTGCCGGGCCACCGACCTGGCCGCGCACTACGCGCTGGACAAGTCCACCGTCAGCCGCCAGGTGTCCGCCCTGGAGCGCGCCGGCCTCGTCGAGCGCCGTACCGACCCCGGCGACCACCGGGTCCAGGTGCTCCATCTGACGGCCGCCGGGCGGCGGATCCTCGCCCGGGTCACCGAGAGCCGCCGCGCGGCCTTCCACGAGCGCCTGGCGGGCTGGGCGGAGGACGATCTCGAACGGTTCGCGGGCTATCTCACCCGCTACAACGCCTGGCCCGGCCGGGACGAGGACGGCACCTGA
- a CDS encoding acetylxylan esterase — protein MALFDLPLDELREYRSSSVEPEDFDAFWSKTLQEAREHDLDARFDLVDTGLATVKVYDVTFAGFGGHPVKGWLTLPARVDAPLPLVVEFVGYGGGRGLPHEHLLWASTGRAHFVMDTRGQGSAWGGGGGTSDPVGGTPAYPGFMTRGLDAPENYYYRRVFTDAVRAIEAARAHPLTDAGRTAAIGASQGGGITIAVGGLVPDLVAIAPDVPFLCDFPRGTTLTDRHPYREIGLYLKTHRGRTEDALRTLSYFDGVHFATRGRAPALFSVALEDQTCPPSTVFAAFNAWAHQDKQIEVYDFNDHEGGGPYQEAAQLRWLRSYA, from the coding sequence ATGGCCCTGTTCGACCTTCCCCTCGACGAGCTCCGCGAGTACCGCAGTTCGTCCGTCGAGCCCGAGGACTTCGACGCCTTCTGGTCCAAGACGCTCCAGGAGGCCCGCGAGCACGACCTGGACGCCCGGTTCGACCTGGTGGACACGGGACTGGCGACGGTGAAGGTGTACGACGTGACCTTCGCCGGCTTCGGCGGGCACCCGGTCAAGGGCTGGCTGACGCTGCCCGCGCGGGTCGACGCGCCGCTGCCTCTGGTCGTGGAGTTCGTCGGCTACGGCGGCGGGCGCGGCCTGCCGCACGAACATCTGCTGTGGGCGTCGACGGGCCGCGCGCACTTCGTGATGGACACGCGCGGGCAGGGCAGCGCCTGGGGCGGCGGTGGCGGCACTTCCGACCCGGTCGGCGGCACGCCGGCGTACCCCGGCTTCATGACCCGCGGTCTGGACGCGCCGGAGAACTACTACTACCGCCGGGTGTTCACCGACGCGGTGCGGGCGATAGAGGCGGCCCGCGCGCACCCGCTGACCGACGCGGGCCGGACCGCGGCGATCGGCGCGAGCCAGGGCGGCGGCATCACGATCGCGGTGGGAGGTCTGGTGCCGGACCTGGTCGCGATCGCGCCGGACGTGCCGTTCCTGTGCGACTTCCCGCGCGGGACGACGCTGACCGACCGTCACCCGTACCGCGAGATAGGCCTCTACCTGAAGACCCACCGCGGCCGCACCGAGGACGCCCTGCGCACGCTGTCGTACTTCGACGGCGTGCACTTCGCCACCCGGGGCCGCGCGCCCGCGCTCTTCTCGGTGGCCCTGGAGGACCAGACCTGCCCGCCCTCCACGGTGTTCGCCGCGTTCAACGCCTGGGCGCACCAGGACAAGCAGATCGAGGTGTACGACTTCAACGACCACGAGGGCGGCGGCCCCTACCAGGAGGCGGCCCAGCTCCGCTGGCTCCGGTCGTACGCCTGA
- the rho gene encoding transcription termination factor Rho, which yields MTTTLERPVAPRQTSAAPQSVTGVLDIDATGKGHLRGADLLPTPSDPRVSPALIRRHGLRKGDAVAGLLGQQHVVTEITDIGGRSPDEALSRRRFHDLTPLHPRERLRLEHPAAGLTGRVADLIAPVGKGQRGLVVAPPKTGKTVLIQQIAAAVAGNHPECRLMVVLLDERPEEVTDMRRRVHGEVYASTFDRSPKQHIALAELVVERAKRLVEAGEDVVVLLDSLTRLCRAHNNAAAAGGRTLSGGVDASALLGPKRLFGAARTAEEGGSLTILATALVETGSRADDFFFEELKSTGNMELRLSRELASRRVFPAVDLDPSGTRREELLFSPAELTAVRGLRRALRSREGRTGVETLLERLRDTPDNATFLRRVRPTLPTG from the coding sequence ATGACCACCACACTCGAACGCCCCGTCGCACCGCGGCAGACGTCCGCGGCCCCCCAGTCCGTCACCGGTGTCCTGGACATCGACGCGACCGGCAAGGGACATCTGCGCGGCGCGGACCTCCTGCCCACCCCCTCCGACCCGCGCGTCTCCCCCGCGCTGATCCGCCGCCACGGCCTGCGCAAGGGCGACGCCGTCGCAGGCCTGCTCGGGCAGCAGCACGTCGTCACCGAGATCACGGACATCGGCGGCCGCTCGCCGGACGAGGCCCTGTCCCGGCGCCGCTTCCACGACCTCACTCCGCTGCACCCGCGCGAGCGGCTGCGCCTGGAACACCCCGCCGCCGGGCTCACCGGCCGTGTCGCCGACCTGATCGCGCCCGTCGGCAAGGGGCAGCGCGGTCTCGTCGTGGCACCGCCCAAGACCGGCAAGACCGTGCTGATCCAGCAGATCGCCGCCGCCGTCGCGGGCAACCACCCCGAGTGCCGGCTGATGGTGGTGCTGCTCGACGAACGCCCGGAGGAGGTCACCGACATGCGCCGCCGCGTGCACGGCGAGGTCTACGCCTCCACCTTCGACCGGTCCCCGAAGCAGCACATCGCGCTCGCCGAACTCGTCGTCGAACGGGCCAAACGGCTCGTCGAGGCCGGTGAGGACGTGGTCGTCCTCCTCGACTCGCTCACCCGGCTGTGCCGGGCCCACAACAACGCGGCCGCGGCGGGCGGCCGCACCCTCAGCGGCGGTGTCGACGCGAGCGCGCTCCTGGGGCCCAAGCGGCTCTTCGGGGCGGCGCGGACGGCCGAGGAGGGCGGCTCGCTCACCATCCTCGCCACCGCGCTGGTGGAGACCGGATCCCGCGCCGACGACTTCTTCTTCGAGGAGCTGAAGAGCACCGGCAACATGGAGCTGCGACTCAGTCGCGAACTCGCCTCCCGCCGCGTCTTCCCGGCCGTCGACCTCGACCCCTCGGGCACCCGACGTGAGGAACTCCTCTTCAGCCCGGCCGAGTTGACGGCCGTTCGCGGTCTGCGGCGGGCCCTGCGCAGCCGCGAGGGCAGGACCGGCGTGGAGACGCTGCTGGAGCGGCTGCGCGACACGCCCGACAACGCCACGTTCCTGCGCCGCGTCCGGCCAACCCTGCCCACTGGCTGA
- a CDS encoding D-alanyl-D-alanine carboxypeptidase family protein translates to MKIRFSKRTTVSACALCAASLLAVTSPVAVAGAAAGARGAIVQPRATVPQPGLLDDEGTQVRLRDGAPDLPAVSGLSWVVADAASGEVLAAHDAHRRLPPASTLKTLFALTVMPSFPAGIQHTVSAKELTGIGEGSSLVGVVEGHTYQVADLWRGVFLNSGNDAVHVLAALNGGWEQTARQMEAKARSLGALDTTVVSPDGYDADGQDSSAYDLAVFGRAGLRNPDFARYCSTAHAAFPGNDGTFQIANTNRLLTGANGVEPYPGLIGIKNGYTTNAGNTLVAAAHRDGRTVLVTLMNPQEGNVYEEARALLDWGFDAAGHVDPVGSLDALRPVSHEATAEAKSGTKPGAKPGTKPGAAVVASAGAPRPEESDWPGAGTIAGAAGLGAGALLIGLRFRRRRASRV, encoded by the coding sequence ATGAAGATCAGATTTTCCAAGCGCACCACCGTATCGGCCTGTGCGCTCTGCGCGGCGAGTCTGCTGGCGGTGACCTCCCCGGTCGCGGTCGCCGGCGCGGCCGCCGGGGCCCGTGGAGCGATAGTGCAGCCGAGGGCGACGGTGCCGCAGCCGGGCCTGCTGGACGACGAGGGCACCCAGGTCCGGCTCCGCGACGGGGCGCCCGACCTTCCGGCCGTCTCCGGGCTGTCCTGGGTGGTGGCCGACGCCGCGTCGGGCGAGGTGCTGGCCGCGCACGACGCGCACCGCAGGCTGCCGCCCGCGAGCACTCTCAAGACGCTGTTCGCCCTGACCGTGATGCCGTCCTTCCCCGCGGGCATCCAGCACACCGTCAGCGCCAAGGAGCTGACGGGCATCGGCGAGGGCAGCAGCCTGGTGGGGGTTGTCGAGGGGCACACGTACCAGGTGGCCGACCTGTGGCGCGGGGTGTTCCTCAACTCCGGCAACGACGCCGTGCACGTGCTCGCCGCGCTCAACGGCGGCTGGGAGCAGACAGCCCGGCAGATGGAGGCCAAGGCCCGCTCCCTGGGAGCCCTGGACACCACGGTCGTCTCCCCCGACGGCTACGACGCCGACGGGCAGGACTCCTCGGCGTACGACCTGGCCGTGTTCGGGCGGGCCGGACTGCGCAACCCGGACTTCGCGCGGTACTGCTCCACCGCGCACGCCGCCTTCCCCGGCAACGACGGCACGTTCCAGATCGCCAACACAAACCGCCTGCTGACCGGTGCCAACGGGGTGGAGCCGTATCCGGGTCTGATCGGCATCAAGAACGGCTACACCACCAACGCGGGCAACACACTCGTCGCCGCGGCCCACCGGGACGGGCGCACCGTCCTGGTGACGTTGATGAACCCTCAGGAGGGCAACGTCTACGAGGAGGCGCGCGCGCTGCTGGACTGGGGATTCGACGCCGCCGGCCACGTCGATCCGGTGGGTTCGCTCGACGCCCTGCGGCCCGTCTCGCACGAGGCGACGGCGGAAGCGAAGTCCGGGACGAAGCCAGGAGCGAAGCCCGGTACGAAGCCGGGAGCGGCAGTCGTCGCGTCCGCCGGTGCGCCTCGCCCGGAGGAGTCGGACTGGCCGGGGGCGGGGACCATCGCGGGCGCCGCCGGTCTGGGCGCGGGGGCCCTCCTGATCGGCCTGCGGTTCCGGCGCAGGCGCGCCTCGCGCGTCTGA
- a CDS encoding glutaminase: MAIMTSSPTYLPVLEHIAEEIGHTPGRGRPADYIPALAARDPRAFGMAVAELDGTVYGVGDWREPFSTQSITKVFTLALDLAREGDELWEHVGREPSGNPFNSLVQLEYENGIPRNPFINAGALVVTDRLQTRTGDAAGELLSFLRAESGNPELDFDEEVAASETAHGDRNAALAHFMASYGNVDNPVPVLLDQYFRQCSIAASCADLALATTFLARHGIRADGSRLLASSQAKQVNAVMLTCGTYDAAGDFAYRVGLPGKSGVGGGIIAVVPGRCSLCVWSPGLDERGNSVAGVAALDRFTTLTGLSVF, from the coding sequence ATGGCGATCATGACGTCGTCCCCGACCTATCTTCCGGTCCTCGAGCACATCGCCGAGGAGATCGGGCACACACCGGGCCGCGGGCGCCCGGCCGACTACATCCCGGCGCTCGCGGCCCGGGACCCCCGGGCCTTCGGCATGGCCGTCGCCGAGCTGGACGGCACGGTCTACGGGGTGGGGGACTGGCGGGAGCCGTTCTCCACGCAGTCCATCACCAAGGTGTTCACGCTCGCCCTCGACCTGGCGCGCGAGGGCGACGAACTGTGGGAGCACGTGGGCCGCGAGCCCTCCGGCAACCCCTTCAACTCCCTGGTGCAGCTGGAGTACGAGAACGGCATCCCACGCAACCCGTTCATCAACGCGGGCGCCCTGGTGGTCACCGACCGGCTCCAGACCCGCACCGGCGACGCGGCGGGCGAGCTGCTGAGCTTCCTGCGCGCCGAGAGCGGCAACCCGGAGCTGGACTTCGACGAGGAGGTCGCAGCCTCCGAGACCGCGCACGGCGACCGCAACGCCGCCCTCGCCCACTTCATGGCGTCCTACGGGAACGTCGACAATCCGGTGCCGGTCCTGCTGGACCAGTACTTCCGCCAGTGCTCGATCGCGGCCTCCTGCGCCGACCTGGCGCTGGCCACCACGTTCCTCGCCCGGCACGGCATAAGGGCGGACGGCTCCCGGCTGCTCGCCAGCAGCCAGGCCAAGCAGGTCAACGCGGTCATGCTCACCTGCGGGACGTACGACGCGGCCGGTGACTTCGCCTACCGCGTCGGCCTGCCCGGCAAGAGCGGCGTGGGCGGCGGCATCATCGCCGTCGTACCGGGCCGGTGCTCGCTGTGCGTGTGGAGCCCCGGCCTGGACGAGCGGGGCAACTCGGTGGCCGGCGTGGCGGCCCTGGACCGCTTCACGACCCTCACCGGACTGTCGGTGTTCTGA
- a CDS encoding undecaprenyl-diphosphate phosphatase — MSAISVGQAVVLGVVEGVTEFLPVSSTGHLKITEGLMGIPVDDKSVVAFSAVIQVGAIAAVLVYFFKDIVRIVSAWFRGLANKQERYHHDYKFAWWVIFATMPIVVVGLAAKPFIEGPLGSLWVVAGSLIAGSVVMWCADQMGRHKRGEDDTSFKDAMLVGSSQILALLFPGFSRSGATMSTALILDLDRVAATRLSFFLGLPALTGAGLYELKDALGASVGAVPLVVGTVVSFVVAYGSIAWLLKFVAKHSFNAFVVYRILIGLLLFGLLGTGVLSS, encoded by the coding sequence ATGAGCGCCATCTCCGTCGGTCAGGCCGTCGTACTCGGAGTCGTCGAGGGGGTGACCGAGTTCCTGCCCGTGTCCTCCACCGGCCACCTGAAGATCACCGAGGGGCTCATGGGCATCCCCGTCGACGACAAGTCGGTCGTCGCGTTCTCCGCCGTCATCCAGGTCGGCGCCATCGCCGCCGTGTTGGTGTACTTCTTCAAGGACATCGTGCGGATCGTGTCCGCCTGGTTCCGGGGGCTGGCCAACAAGCAGGAGCGCTACCACCACGACTACAAGTTCGCCTGGTGGGTCATCTTCGCGACCATGCCGATCGTCGTGGTGGGCCTGGCCGCGAAGCCCTTCATCGAAGGGCCGCTCGGCTCCCTGTGGGTGGTCGCCGGTTCGCTGATCGCCGGCAGTGTCGTGATGTGGTGCGCGGACCAGATGGGCCGGCACAAGCGCGGTGAGGACGACACCTCCTTCAAGGACGCGATGCTGGTCGGCAGCTCGCAGATCCTCGCGCTGCTCTTCCCCGGCTTCTCCCGATCCGGCGCCACCATGTCGACCGCGCTCATCCTCGACCTCGACCGGGTCGCCGCCACCCGCCTGTCGTTCTTCCTCGGCCTGCCGGCCCTGACCGGCGCCGGCCTCTACGAGCTCAAGGACGCGCTCGGGGCGAGTGTGGGCGCCGTCCCGCTGGTCGTCGGCACCGTCGTGTCCTTCGTCGTCGCCTACGGCTCCATCGCCTGGCTGCTGAAGTTCGTCGCCAAGCACTCCTTCAACGCGTTCGTCGTCTACCGGATCCTGATCGGCCTGCTGCTGTTCGGCCTGCTCGGCACGGGCGTCCTCAGCAGCTGA